The Candidatus Bathyarchaeota archaeon region GAACCTGTGACTGCTATGCTTCCGTAGATGAAGGGGATGGCGACGCATGTGCTGACTAAAAAGTTGCCCGGTAACCCACTTCTTTTTCCAACAGTTACATAGGTTACGGTTATAATCCAAGAGGCGACCGCGACAAACAGACACAGCAAACTGGTAAAATAGGCGAAAACTAAGCCAACAGCAGTCAACAATAAAACAAACATCAACGCAGCTTTTGGGCTGATTAAACCGCTTGGTATGGGTCGGGTTGGCTCGTTTACGGCGTCAATAGCTCGGTCGTAGTAGTCGTTGATGACCATGGCGGCGGCGCAGAGCAGAAACCCTGTGAAAAAACCGTAAACAATGTAGAGCCAGTTCGGCATGGGCAGAGACGCCGCGAGTAATGCGCCTACGAAGACTGCGAAGCCCATCATTGCGCAGTTTACTGGACGCATTAAGCGTATGTAGCCGCGGAGTTTGTTCATGCACATAACCGTTTGGTATCCTATGTTGGGGGAGGTTGGTTATAAAAATTCATTTTTTCCGCAACGATTTTATTATTCATAATTAATTTAGCATTGAGTTAACATGAGTAACGATGTCCCTCCATCAAAAATTAAGAAGCAACGAGTAGTCAGGGCACTGTTACTTGCTGCAGGCACCATCTGTGTTGTGCTGGGTGCAATCGGCATCTTTTTGCCAATTCTGCCTACAACGCCGTTTCTTTTGCTCGCAGCCGCATGCTACCTCCGCAGTTCCGAGCGGATGCATAAATGGTTGCTGGGTAACCGATGGTTTGGCGAATACATCAAAAACTATCAAGCAGGCAGAGGTATACCGATGAAAACCAAGATTGTCGCCATAAGTGTGTTGTGGCTGGCTATTCTGTTTTCGATGTTTTTTATGGTTAGCGAGATTTTAATCGCGCAAATTGTACTGTTCGGTATCGCAGTGGGGGTTACTGTGCATTTAGTTAGGTTGCCCACGTTTAAGAAGCAACTTTAAAAGGCTTTGGGCGTAGAGGCAACTAATGAGAAACGTTAAAAGCATTAACTGACCCTATCAACATAGCATCTTATTTGGTGAAGCCCGTGAGTGACAACTACGCCCCATTAGTAGGTGATAATTATTCCCCTGACAAAATCCGCGTCATCATCCCCGTCGGCGGAAAAGCCACAAGACTTTTGCCCTTAACCGCTGAGACCAGCAAAGCCTGCCTGCGCCTGCTAAATCGCCCACTGGTTGAATTTTCGCTTTTGTCTTTGGCAAGTCAGGGAATTAGGAACTTTATCTTCGGCGTAAAAGGCTACACCAACTACCGTGACCTCACAGACTACTTTGAATCGGGTTACGGCGTCTCCGCGAAATACTGCATAAAACCCCGCATACACATCAAATATCAACCCAACGTTCCAGACCTTGGAAGCGCTGATTCTGCCCGCATAAATATGGATTACTATGAACTCAACAACCCCATCTTTGCGGTACAGGGCGACAACATATTTGACATAAAAGTCAAACAACTCCTTGACTTCCATAAAGAAAAAGAAGCTTGCTTAACCATCGTGCTTCGTGAAGTAGAGAATGTGGAAGGTTTAGGAATAGCAGACATCGGCAAAGACGGATGCATAAACAAATTCGTCGAAAAACCAGCCCCAAAAGACGCACCAAGCAACCTCGCCAACACAGGGTTGTATGTTTTGTCGCCTGAGGTTCGAAAAATTTTCCAAGAAGACGGAGTAAAAAAGATAATCAAAGAAAAGAACCGCCTTGACTTCGGGTACGATTTTATCCCTTACGTTATCTCGACTGGTCGGCGAGTCTATGGTTACACGCTTAAAGGCAGCTGGTTTGATGTCGGCACCCCCAAAAACTACTTAGAAGCCATGAAAAACCTTTTGCACGGCGGCTTCTCAACGTTAAACGATTTCGGCGGCAGACTAAGTCAAAACGAACAGATATGGGTTCAGGGCGACAGTACAGACTCGGAGAAGCGACGCCAAGAAACCATCTGCAAAATTAAACAGAAAAAGATCGAGGTGGAAGGCGCGGTTCTGATTGGTCGACACTGCCAAATCGAAGATGGCGCTCGAATCGCCAACAGTTGCATCGACAACTTTACACGTATAGGCAAAAACGTTGTGATCAAGAACTCAGCTATAATGGATAGAGTAATCATCGGCGACAACGCGGAAATCTATGACAGCATCATAGGCAGACACGTGGTTGTGAATTCAAGCTGCAATAAACCCACTAAAATCAGCGGTGTAAGCGTAATAGCAGACGACGTTACCCTTGAAGAAGGCTGCTCACTTGTTACCACAAAAGTTTACCCACACCAGCAGATAAGAGGCGAATTCCAAAACCAAACAATAATCGCCAACTAACAGCGCTTAGAAGGGTGCATCTCCGATTACTGTTTGGGTGCCGTGCTCAAAGTAAAGTGACTCTTTCTCAGCAGGCATTTTTCCCTTGTACTTATTGAACAGCGCCATCGCTATGACAGCGTATGGGCAAGTCACGTCTTTGGTGTTTGCCAACTTGTGCACTTTTCCCGCGAAAACGCATCCTTCAACCCGAAGAACATATTGGTTTTCGTCCTGCTCTTGAAGGCTGAGGGAATGCACAATTTTGCCGTTCTTTAAAAATTCCTCAAGTTTAGCTATGGCTTCCTCAAAGCTTTGGCTGTTAGCGAGCTGTAGTTTTCCTTGAGCTTCTATACGAAGCAGAAATTCTAGCGTTGACTGCAAAACGTAGTTGCTGCCGCGTGATCCATGGTAGAGTCTTTGTGCTCGCTGATAGGAAAAAAGCAGGTCATGGTAGAGTGTACCTATGTCTAGGATGCTGTTGATTTCAGCCAAGTCAATCCCACATAACTAGTGAGGCGGAGTTTTGTTAAAAGAATTGTGAATCTCAACTACAGCTTAAGCTTTAAACCACTTAAACATCAAATACTTAATTTGCTTCGAAGCCAAATCGGGCACGGCGATTATGAAACGTTTACGAACCGTCGTGGCTAACCGCCCATTCTTAACTATTTCAGTGGCGGAGATTTCTGAACCCGCCTTCTTGACCGTCACCATATAAGGCGCATGCTCCACTCCGGGACCATACTTGTAGACGGCAAAGTCGCAACCAAACTTTATGCCCGGTGTAACGA contains the following coding sequences:
- a CDS encoding NDP-sugar synthase — its product is MSDNYAPLVGDNYSPDKIRVIIPVGGKATRLLPLTAETSKACLRLLNRPLVEFSLLSLASQGIRNFIFGVKGYTNYRDLTDYFESGYGVSAKYCIKPRIHIKYQPNVPDLGSADSARINMDYYELNNPIFAVQGDNIFDIKVKQLLDFHKEKEACLTIVLREVENVEGLGIADIGKDGCINKFVEKPAPKDAPSNLANTGLYVLSPEVRKIFQEDGVKKIIKEKNRLDFGYDFIPYVISTGRRVYGYTLKGSWFDVGTPKNYLEAMKNLLHGGFSTLNDFGGRLSQNEQIWVQGDSTDSEKRRQETICKIKQKKIEVEGAVLIGRHCQIEDGARIANSCIDNFTRIGKNVVIKNSAIMDRVIIGDNAEIYDSIIGRHVVVNSSCNKPTKISGVSVIADDVTLEEGCSLVTTKVYPHQQIRGEFQNQTIIAN
- a CDS encoding YbaN family protein codes for the protein MSNDVPPSKIKKQRVVRALLLAAGTICVVLGAIGIFLPILPTTPFLLLAAACYLRSSERMHKWLLGNRWFGEYIKNYQAGRGIPMKTKIVAISVLWLAILFSMFFMVSEILIAQIVLFGIAVGVTVHLVRLPTFKKQL
- a CDS encoding geranylgeranylglycerol-phosphate geranylgeranyltransferase, with translation MNKLRGYIRLMRPVNCAMMGFAVFVGALLAASLPMPNWLYIVYGFFTGFLLCAAAMVINDYYDRAIDAVNEPTRPIPSGLISPKAALMFVLLLTAVGLVFAYFTSLLCLFVAVASWIITVTYVTVGKRSGLPGNFLVSTCVAIPFIYGSIAVTGSLQLNVLLFALMAFLSNTGREITKGIVDTKGDRAEGVKTLAVRFGERKAAVAAVAFYLTAVALTPLTWFLGLVGFWFIPFVLVTDVGLIVCSVILLREPSREKARKIKKMVLLLFLFGLLAYIFGVIR